GCATCGTGGTGGCGTGCAGACCGGCGACCCGGAATGGAAAGGGCAATAAGGAGTTCACTACCTTCACGATCTTTTCCCTTACCAATGTAGTCGGCTTCAGAACGGAGCATCCAGCCCATACCAGAAGCAGCAGGTGAATGGACTGTATCGAGATCCTGACCGTAGAGCGGAAGACCAACTTCAAGACGAAGCGTATCTCGTGCACCAAGGCCAGCTGGTTCAACTTCTTCCTGCGCCATGAGGGCTTCCCAAAGTGCGACTGCGTTTTCGGAAGGAAGGTAGAATTCGTAGCCGAGTTCTCCAGTGTAGCCGGTACGGCTGATAATGAGCGGCTGTCCGTTGAATTCTACGGTGCGGAAGTTGAAGTATTTGAGGTCACGCAAAGAACTGTCGAATATTTTTTCAAGCACTTCATAAGATTTTGGTCCCTGAAGGTCGATCTTCGCAGTCTGGTCAGACATATTCTCAAGCGTAAGGTGCTCTGGAAGGTGGTCTTTAATCCAGGAAAAGTCGCTTGCGATGCATGCAGCGTTAACTACAAGCATGTACTCGTCTTCTTCAAGACAGTACACAATAAGGTCGTCACGGATGCCGCCTTCTTTGTTCAACAAGAAACCGTAACCACATTTTCCGGGAGCAAGTTTGTCCAGATTATGTGTAACAATTTTAGAGAGAGCTTCACGGGCGCCTTCGCCTACGAGACCAAATTCACCCATATGGCAGATGTCATAAATGGATGCCTGCTCACGGCAGTGAGTGTGCTCAGCGATGATGCCTGTGTACTGGATTGGCATTTCCCATCCGGCAAACGGAGCCATTTTGGCACCAGCTGCTTTATGCCAAGCGGTAAGTGGGGTTTGTAAAAGTTCAGACACAGCATGTCCTCCCGAATCTGGTTAAAGTGT
This sequence is a window from Halodesulfovibrio aestuarii DSM 17919 = ATCC 29578. Protein-coding genes within it:
- the gcvT gene encoding glycine cleavage system aminomethyltransferase GcvT → MSELLQTPLTAWHKAAGAKMAPFAGWEMPIQYTGIIAEHTHCREQASIYDICHMGEFGLVGEGAREALSKIVTHNLDKLAPGKCGYGFLLNKEGGIRDDLIVYCLEEDEYMLVVNAACIASDFSWIKDHLPEHLTLENMSDQTAKIDLQGPKSYEVLEKIFDSSLRDLKYFNFRTVEFNGQPLIISRTGYTGELGYEFYLPSENAVALWEALMAQEEVEPAGLGARDTLRLEVGLPLYGQDLDTVHSPAASGMGWMLRSEADYIGKGKDREGSELLIALSIPGRRSARHHDAVTLEDGTEVGHVTSGSYCPSVGHSVALAYVKVEAADNEKFLVRGARTSLEATKTELPFYKGGTARMKLVD